A single genomic interval of Zobellia nedashkovskayae harbors:
- the hemH gene encoding ferrochelatase, which translates to MKGVLLVNLGSPDSPTAKDVKPYLDEFLMDERVIDVPNWLRNILVRGIILQTRPKKSAEAYAKIWWEEGSPLIVLSERFANKVKEHSDIPIALGMRYGSMPIKGALKELNDKGVDEVLLVPLYPHYAMSSYETVVVKVMEEQEKLFPNMKLTTLPAFYKNPEYIRVLSERIAESLEGFDYDHILFSYHGIPERHIRKSDPTRFHCKIDGKCCQTNSVAHNTCYRHQCFDTTESVKAYLNLPADKVSNSFQSRLPNDPWLKPYTDFEFERFPKEGIKNLAVITPAFVADCLETLEEIAMEGQHQFQEAGGKEYKHIPCLNESDAWVKVMANWIKDWQKTGALPA; encoded by the coding sequence ATGAAAGGAGTTTTATTGGTTAATTTGGGTTCTCCAGACAGCCCTACAGCAAAGGATGTTAAGCCTTATCTAGATGAATTTTTAATGGATGAACGCGTGATCGATGTGCCTAATTGGTTACGTAATATTTTGGTTCGCGGAATTATTCTGCAAACACGTCCTAAAAAATCTGCGGAAGCTTATGCTAAAATTTGGTGGGAAGAAGGTTCTCCGCTAATCGTCCTTTCGGAACGGTTTGCTAATAAGGTAAAAGAACATTCAGATATTCCTATAGCTTTGGGAATGCGTTACGGTAGCATGCCTATAAAAGGTGCTTTGAAAGAATTAAACGATAAAGGTGTAGATGAGGTTTTGTTAGTTCCTTTGTATCCGCATTATGCCATGTCATCCTATGAAACAGTGGTAGTAAAAGTTATGGAAGAGCAAGAAAAGCTTTTCCCTAATATGAAACTTACTACGCTTCCTGCTTTTTACAAAAACCCGGAGTACATACGCGTTCTTTCAGAACGAATTGCCGAAAGCCTGGAAGGTTTTGATTATGACCATATTCTGTTTTCATATCACGGAATTCCGGAAAGACATATTCGTAAGTCAGACCCAACGCGATTTCATTGTAAAATTGATGGCAAATGTTGCCAAACGAACTCTGTAGCACATAATACGTGCTATCGTCACCAGTGTTTTGATACGACCGAATCTGTAAAGGCATATTTGAACCTTCCTGCGGATAAAGTGAGTAACTCTTTTCAATCGCGTCTTCCTAATGATCCGTGGTTAAAGCCATATACAGATTTTGAATTTGAACGTTTTCCAAAAGAGGGTATAAAAAACCTTGCAGTAATTACACCGGCATTTGTTGCTGATTGTTTAGAGACACTAGAAGAAATTGCCATGGAAGGACAACATCAATTTCAGGAAGCTGGTGGTAAAGAATACAAACATATACCCTGTTTGAACGAAAGTGATGCTTGGGTAAAGGTTATGGCCAATTGGATTAAAGACTGGCAAAAAACGGGTGCTTTGCCCGCGTAA
- a CDS encoding mechanosensitive ion channel family protein, translated as MLNDFFNENYKSLLLLLGSLTVLLVAYFVLLKILRRLGKDPKYLIPPSSVKKVSTPIILILLSILLRMGSLRQLLGLNHFEYYFRKTSTLLFIFAFTWLIIQVIKIVKEHVMHTYDMNTTNNLRARKVATQFNILERIVIFIIIILAAGIALMSFDNIREIGVSIFASAGVAGIIIGFSAQKMIGTILAGIQIAIAQPIKLDDVVVVEGEWGRIEEITLTYVVVQIWDKRRLILPTTYFIEKPFQNWTKTSSDILGTVFLYTDYSVPFDELRKELTRVLENTDLWDGEVNVIQVTDSKTNSVEIRALVSAKDSPTAWDLRVLVREKLITFLQQNYPESLPRTRLRLENMEAAENTTP; from the coding sequence ATGTTGAACGATTTTTTTAATGAAAACTACAAGTCCCTTCTTTTACTTTTAGGGTCATTGACCGTATTACTGGTCGCTTATTTTGTATTGCTAAAAATACTTAGAAGACTTGGAAAAGACCCAAAATACTTAATCCCTCCTTCTTCAGTAAAAAAGGTTAGTACGCCTATTATCCTTATCTTACTTTCAATATTACTACGAATGGGCTCCTTAAGGCAATTACTGGGCTTAAACCACTTTGAGTACTATTTTAGAAAAACCAGTACGTTACTTTTTATTTTTGCTTTTACCTGGCTCATCATCCAAGTGATTAAAATAGTAAAAGAGCATGTCATGCACACCTACGACATGAACACCACAAACAATTTGCGCGCCCGTAAAGTTGCTACGCAGTTTAATATATTAGAACGAATTGTCATTTTTATCATAATTATCCTTGCTGCAGGAATAGCTCTTATGAGCTTTGATAACATTCGAGAAATTGGGGTAAGCATATTTGCTTCTGCAGGTGTTGCAGGTATTATCATTGGTTTTTCTGCTCAAAAAATGATCGGCACCATTCTGGCCGGTATCCAAATTGCCATAGCACAACCAATCAAATTAGACGATGTTGTAGTAGTTGAGGGAGAATGGGGCCGTATTGAGGAAATTACGCTTACCTACGTCGTAGTACAGATTTGGGACAAAAGGCGATTGATACTACCTACAACCTACTTTATCGAAAAACCATTTCAAAACTGGACAAAAACCTCTTCCGATATTTTAGGCACCGTTTTTCTTTACACCGACTATTCCGTTCCTTTTGATGAGCTTCGGAAAGAACTAACTCGAGTTCTAGAAAATACTGACCTCTGGGATGGTGAGGTTAATGTTATTCAAGTTACCGATTCAAAAACGAATTCTGTTGAAATTAGAGCCCTTGTAAGTGCTAAAGACTCACCTACTGCATGGGACTTACGAGTTCTTGTTCGTGAAAAATTAATTACCTTCTTACAACAAAATTATCCTGAAAGCCTGCCACGTACCAGACTGCGTTTAGAAAATATGGAAGCTGCAGAAAATACAACCCCATAA
- a CDS encoding TraB/GumN family protein codes for MRLVSIFLLLISFSGQAQEKNSLLWEISGNGLEESSYLYGTMHVSKKIAFRLDDVFFDALDKSDMVALESDPGLWLEKENIIGSTPYGSEAGFVTRGFYARSFKVENPRKEILGAYLAYEDRIVNNILYRTNEFSQNFEEETYLDMFIYQAGRKFNKPIIALEDMEESAALVGRASLNAVKQKPDEWLQKKMQQSDPLFLLQDAYRERNIALLDSIDRAMYTPHYMKNMLFIRNANMAKRMDSVMRKGKVFTGIGAAHLPGDQGVISLLRKKGYTVKPLLSKATSRGKKLKLKFEQKKRENEYSTHGPEDNFFSVALPNKLYPISDIGKTTYVSPDLANGSFVVINRIPTYSFLKKDALFSLEEIDKLLFENIPGKILEKKAIKNGQFRGLDIKNLLKNGDCQRYQIFETPLELVIIKMGGEGDYVTKFSDTVFNSLKFRTDSVQGPKIISSIYEDFEVQMPSLYSFTNRSRSGNRWIEGYDSIADNYFFLRKSVLNDFNFIEVDTFELKQIQKRFYQDLKLKPEYDSYNGRRLTSSAEIDHKTNKRLYLMTALRRGEYFLLGMVGENEKEASLYFDCFNLKNSKAQKPFETVIDTALYFTTKSTVKPPKFVESSTNYYNGAPKTKPYDAFHKKTIYKNENGEAVSVELNKSHDFLMFKNLDSAWALRKKLYAHKKYTIINEETKSSTKGYHELQMTLTDTASTRGVLVKNILKDGLLYELKGVVDTVEKPSTFITEFFANFVPKDTVIGRDLFEDKVPEFFNALDTNDSIALDGYRYIKFETKHANALKKHISEFDLSKGERQIQLHLIRELAELKDIDLTEFYKIFYAKSYNNSTAQAVLLQEIAKKSDEASTKLLLELMETDLPLLSNTFNISLIFKPYRENLELAKKLYPKLLDYSSIPEYKEPIFSLLSELLMTNTIKPKLYKKYRTQILNDAKTLIKRQLSRDIVNTPNDFYNPRTSKTNTSLLEDYVILLYPFYTDRSVEQFFNQISLIEDPGVQATYLAQLLKNGKPVSEQKLTDMALDINGRLPLFNKLKETDMLSHFPPAYNSQQYLAEALLFEGSKYNPAKDSVVFVTQKSLQFKEKQYTGYYFKKRNKEDYDKNFSMYVLIFENGKGLQTKPFYESDAMRIEDTDRDKDVIEYLTEAFELKDRKRADIYRPHGYGMYGHHGL; via the coding sequence ATGCGACTCGTATCGATTTTTCTTTTGCTTATTTCTTTCTCGGGCCAGGCCCAAGAAAAAAATAGTCTTCTATGGGAAATTTCAGGAAACGGCTTAGAAGAATCATCGTACTTGTACGGTACCATGCACGTTAGCAAAAAAATTGCTTTTAGGCTAGATGATGTCTTTTTTGATGCTTTGGATAAAAGTGATATGGTTGCCCTAGAATCAGATCCAGGTCTTTGGCTTGAAAAAGAAAATATAATAGGATCTACACCATACGGATCCGAAGCCGGTTTTGTTACCAGAGGTTTTTATGCCCGATCTTTTAAAGTAGAAAATCCTAGAAAAGAGATATTGGGTGCATATTTAGCCTACGAAGACCGCATTGTGAACAATATTCTATACCGTACCAATGAGTTTTCTCAGAATTTTGAAGAGGAAACCTATCTTGACATGTTCATTTATCAAGCAGGCAGAAAATTCAACAAGCCTATTATTGCCTTAGAAGACATGGAAGAGTCTGCCGCTCTCGTAGGCAGGGCCAGTCTAAATGCTGTCAAACAAAAACCGGACGAATGGCTTCAAAAGAAAATGCAGCAATCAGACCCTTTGTTCTTGCTTCAAGATGCATACAGGGAACGTAACATAGCTTTATTAGATTCTATTGACCGAGCTATGTATACACCGCATTATATGAAAAACATGTTGTTCATAAGGAACGCTAACATGGCCAAACGTATGGATTCTGTTATGCGAAAAGGAAAAGTCTTTACAGGTATAGGTGCAGCACATTTACCGGGAGACCAAGGTGTTATTTCACTCCTGCGAAAAAAGGGCTATACCGTAAAACCCTTGTTATCAAAAGCGACTTCTAGAGGCAAAAAGCTAAAACTTAAATTTGAACAAAAGAAACGCGAAAATGAATACAGTACCCATGGTCCTGAGGATAATTTTTTCAGTGTAGCCCTTCCTAATAAGTTATATCCTATTTCTGATATTGGTAAGACCACCTATGTCTCACCAGACTTGGCAAACGGTAGTTTTGTGGTTATTAATAGAATTCCTACCTACTCTTTTCTAAAGAAAGATGCCCTATTTTCGTTAGAGGAAATAGACAAACTCCTTTTTGAAAACATTCCTGGTAAAATACTAGAAAAAAAGGCTATTAAAAACGGTCAGTTTAGGGGACTTGATATTAAGAACTTATTAAAAAATGGAGACTGCCAACGGTATCAGATTTTTGAAACACCTTTAGAACTTGTCATCATAAAAATGGGTGGCGAGGGTGATTACGTTACCAAATTTTCGGACACCGTTTTTAATAGTTTAAAGTTTAGAACGGATTCCGTTCAAGGTCCTAAAATAATTTCTTCTATATATGAAGATTTTGAGGTTCAGATGCCCTCACTTTATAGCTTTACAAATCGCAGTAGAAGCGGTAATCGTTGGATTGAAGGTTATGATTCTATTGCTGATAATTATTTCTTTCTTCGTAAATCTGTTTTGAATGACTTTAATTTTATCGAAGTTGATACTTTTGAACTGAAACAAATACAGAAGCGTTTTTATCAGGATTTAAAACTGAAGCCTGAATATGATTCTTACAATGGCAGGAGGCTTACCTCATCTGCTGAAATTGACCACAAGACCAATAAACGCCTATACCTCATGACTGCCTTGCGTAGAGGGGAATACTTCCTGTTAGGTATGGTAGGAGAAAACGAAAAAGAAGCATCCTTGTATTTTGATTGTTTCAATCTAAAAAATAGTAAAGCACAAAAACCTTTTGAAACTGTTATTGACACCGCTTTATATTTCACTACTAAAAGCACCGTGAAACCGCCAAAATTTGTGGAAAGCAGTACTAATTATTATAATGGCGCGCCCAAAACAAAACCATACGACGCGTTTCATAAAAAAACAATTTATAAAAATGAAAATGGCGAGGCTGTTTCTGTAGAACTGAACAAATCTCATGATTTTTTGATGTTCAAGAATTTGGATTCCGCTTGGGCTTTACGCAAGAAACTGTACGCTCATAAAAAATATACCATAATTAACGAAGAGACTAAAAGTTCTACAAAAGGTTACCACGAACTGCAAATGACACTTACAGATACGGCCAGCACACGGGGTGTTTTAGTGAAGAACATTTTGAAAGATGGACTACTTTACGAATTAAAAGGCGTAGTTGATACCGTTGAAAAACCGAGTACTTTCATTACCGAATTCTTTGCCAATTTTGTACCGAAGGATACTGTAATAGGTCGAGATTTGTTTGAAGATAAAGTGCCTGAATTCTTCAATGCACTGGACACTAATGATAGCATTGCTCTTGACGGTTATAGATATATAAAATTCGAAACCAAACATGCCAATGCTCTTAAAAAACATATTTCGGAGTTTGATCTAAGTAAAGGTGAACGGCAAATTCAGCTGCACCTTATACGCGAATTAGCAGAATTAAAAGATATTGACCTTACCGAGTTCTATAAAATTTTTTATGCGAAATCTTATAATAACTCCACCGCACAGGCAGTATTGCTTCAAGAAATTGCCAAAAAATCTGATGAAGCCTCAACAAAGCTATTGTTGGAATTAATGGAGACTGATTTACCTCTGCTATCCAATACATTCAATATCAGCCTTATTTTCAAACCTTACCGAGAGAATTTAGAATTGGCAAAAAAACTATATCCAAAACTATTGGACTACAGTTCAATTCCAGAATACAAGGAACCTATTTTTTCATTACTCTCTGAATTATTGATGACCAATACCATAAAACCCAAACTATATAAAAAGTATAGAACACAGATTTTAAACGATGCCAAAACGCTGATTAAAAGGCAACTTAGTAGGGATATAGTAAATACCCCTAATGATTTTTATAATCCTCGGACTAGTAAAACCAACACCTCATTATTAGAAGACTATGTTATCCTACTATACCCTTTTTACACTGATAGGTCAGTAGAACAATTTTTCAATCAAATTTCATTAATTGAAGACCCAGGCGTACAAGCTACTTACCTAGCCCAGTTACTTAAAAACGGAAAGCCCGTTTCAGAACAGAAGTTAACAGATATGGCTTTGGATATAAACGGTAGGTTGCCTTTGTTCAATAAACTGAAAGAAACGGATATGCTAAGCCATTTTCCTCCTGCATATAATTCACAACAATATTTGGCAGAAGCCCTTCTTTTTGAAGGTTCAAAATATAATCCCGCTAAAGATTCTGTTGTGTTTGTAACCCAGAAATCATTACAATTTAAAGAAAAACAATACACCGGGTACTACTTCAAAAAGCGTAATAAAGAAGATTATGATAAGAATTTTTCTATGTATGTATTGATATTTGAAAATGGAAAGGGATTACAAACCAAGCCTTTTTATGAAAGTGACGCTATGCGTATTGAAGATACGGACCGAGATAAGGATGTTATTGAATACCTCACCGAAGCCTTTGAACTTAAAGACAGAAAACGAGCAGATATTTACAGACCTCATGGCTATGGCATGTATGGCCATCATGGGTTATAA
- a CDS encoding N-acetylmuramoyl-L-alanine amidase-like domain-containing protein — protein MSKFGLFLLLTLTSTLCFSQQITCSPADKQAVENKLIAIDGLLEKDFGKTLVAIGKTFMDTPYVAKTLEIGDTETLVINLQGLDCTTYVENVLAFGLILKNGESSFDDFTETLESVRYKDGELDGYASRLHYFSEWIANNEKKGLLKDITAEIGGKQITKPINFMSTHRDLYPFLKDDKNFEKVKASENYLNNRPICILAQDEIAANEHLIQTGDIIALTTAINGLDITHTGIATREKDGRIHLLHASTGSMKVEVSKKPLAEYLKKIKKNTGIMVARPTN, from the coding sequence ATGTCCAAATTTGGTCTTTTTTTATTGCTTACTCTAACAAGTACCTTGTGTTTCTCCCAACAGATTACCTGCTCTCCAGCAGATAAACAGGCCGTAGAAAACAAACTCATTGCTATTGACGGGCTTTTAGAAAAAGACTTCGGAAAAACGCTGGTTGCAATTGGGAAAACGTTTATGGATACGCCCTATGTTGCCAAAACATTAGAGATTGGCGATACAGAAACTTTGGTGATAAACTTACAGGGTTTAGATTGTACAACCTACGTAGAAAATGTATTGGCTTTTGGCCTAATATTGAAAAATGGAGAATCCAGCTTTGATGATTTCACAGAGACTCTGGAAAGCGTTCGCTATAAGGATGGTGAGCTTGATGGATATGCCTCTCGTCTACACTACTTTTCAGAATGGATTGCCAACAATGAAAAGAAAGGGTTATTAAAGGATATTACTGCTGAAATTGGGGGTAAGCAAATTACCAAGCCTATTAATTTTATGAGTACGCATCGTGACCTTTATCCTTTTTTAAAGGATGACAAGAATTTTGAAAAAGTAAAGGCTTCTGAAAACTACCTCAACAATCGACCTATTTGTATTTTGGCGCAAGATGAGATTGCAGCCAATGAACATTTAATTCAAACAGGAGATATCATTGCTTTAACAACAGCAATTAACGGATTGGACATTACCCACACCGGAATTGCCACAAGAGAGAAAGATGGACGCATTCATTTACTTCATGCATCAACGGGTTCAATGAAAGTAGAAGTCTCCAAAAAACCCCTTGCTGAATATCTGAAGAAAATCAAGAAAAATACGGGTATTATGGTGGCTAGGCCTACTAATTAA
- a CDS encoding ThuA domain-containing protein: MKERPIVGLLSALFMCILLFFIACDKDKSDDTVAIAPDVEAPLPPEKLEAVQVTDSSITVTWKASKDNIKVVQYAVYQDSVEVVSDSIISYVAKNLKPATEYIFAVRAADAAGNNSKFSEQIKVLTEAIIAEDTIVKNDSIGGFSSILRSPLLSLGKVLTNSVELTWELEINASVVKEYRIFQDTLQIGNVNTKSYKVTDLIAGDSYKFSVAAVDLTGKESKPSNVVEVETPLENIQEQDTIAPTVPIGLNASDIQMNSMKLAWNAATDSVGVTNYTIYNDTIFVAKVADTLYLLENLEEGTEYGFRVSASDAAENESMRSEALFVSIIEDVETDSIVLEAPKDIQVAELGSTMASFTWSAENDSIQVSEYTVYVDSVLVANTTKPEYVAESLNPNTTYSLSVAVTDNFGNKSNKSDPLNFTTLDERVVFKDTIAPTVPKSITVDTLTSSSLKLTWTASFDSIGVVNYRVFQDEKLIDTTTEPNYSVENLEASTEYIFSVSATDEAQNESQLSEPVLVRTEPEIAERKATDVTAPTVPQSLSSDEITHTTVDLSWEASRDSVGVSGYRVFQNGKFLVMTTKVAYKFENLAAGTEYAFSVSAIDEAQNESKQSTLLELTTEAEVYVDDVSPSIPASLMAGEITENSINLQWGTATDNIGVTEYIIYQNGQRVKAATATSSVVNGLASNTEYSFSISATDAAQNESQQSETLTISTLEEEQTVDKILVFTKTAEFRHGSIEKGISTFNSLGAANNFEVDQTEDATDFTLNNLSRYKAVVFLNTTGDVLNASEQIAFERYIQSGGSYMGVHAATDTEYDWPWYGELVGAYFNGHPDIQEATLNVVNRNHSSTSHLPSNWVRTEEWYNFKDINSDIIPLIQLDESTYTGGTNGVDHPFSWYHTYDGGRAFYTAGGHANASYDEPDFRNHLLGGLMYCLGR; the protein is encoded by the coding sequence ATGAAAGAAAGACCCATTGTAGGCCTGCTTTCCGCACTTTTTATGTGCATTTTATTATTTTTTATTGCCTGTGATAAGGACAAGAGCGACGACACTGTTGCCATTGCGCCAGATGTAGAGGCGCCTCTTCCTCCAGAAAAATTAGAAGCTGTTCAGGTTACAGACTCTTCTATAACCGTTACTTGGAAGGCTTCAAAAGATAATATTAAAGTTGTTCAATATGCGGTTTACCAAGATAGTGTAGAGGTTGTCAGTGATTCTATTATTTCCTATGTGGCAAAGAATTTAAAACCGGCTACGGAATATATTTTTGCGGTTCGTGCTGCAGATGCTGCTGGGAATAATTCTAAATTCAGTGAACAAATAAAAGTGCTTACAGAGGCTATCATAGCAGAAGATACGATAGTCAAAAATGATAGTATTGGAGGTTTTAGTTCAATTTTACGATCACCGTTGTTGTCCTTGGGTAAGGTTTTGACAAATTCCGTTGAACTGACATGGGAATTGGAAATCAATGCATCGGTAGTTAAAGAATATAGGATATTTCAAGATACTCTTCAGATTGGTAATGTCAATACCAAGTCCTATAAAGTAACTGACCTGATTGCGGGCGACAGCTATAAATTTAGTGTGGCAGCAGTAGATTTAACGGGGAAGGAGTCAAAACCAAGTAATGTTGTTGAAGTTGAAACCCCTCTTGAGAATATACAAGAACAGGACACTATTGCACCTACCGTTCCAATTGGTTTGAATGCAAGTGACATTCAAATGAACAGTATGAAGTTAGCATGGAATGCCGCTACTGATAGTGTGGGTGTTACTAATTACACCATTTATAACGATACTATATTTGTAGCCAAAGTTGCTGATACATTGTACTTGTTAGAAAATCTGGAAGAAGGTACTGAATATGGTTTTCGAGTGAGCGCTTCAGATGCAGCAGAAAATGAATCAATGCGCAGCGAGGCACTTTTTGTTAGCATTATTGAAGATGTAGAGACAGATAGTATTGTGCTTGAGGCTCCTAAGGATATACAAGTTGCTGAACTAGGTTCTACCATGGCAAGTTTTACTTGGTCTGCAGAGAATGATAGTATTCAGGTTTCTGAGTATACTGTTTATGTAGATAGTGTACTTGTTGCAAATACGACTAAACCGGAGTATGTAGCCGAAAGTTTAAATCCCAATACAACATATAGTTTATCGGTGGCAGTAACAGATAATTTTGGGAACAAGTCGAATAAAAGCGATCCTTTAAATTTCACGACTTTAGATGAGAGGGTAGTTTTTAAAGATACCATAGCGCCAACCGTACCTAAAAGTATAACAGTTGATACACTTACTTCTTCTTCACTAAAACTGACTTGGACAGCTTCATTTGATAGTATTGGTGTAGTTAACTATCGAGTTTTTCAAGATGAAAAATTAATAGACACTACCACCGAACCGAATTATTCCGTAGAAAACCTTGAGGCCAGTACGGAGTATATATTTTCTGTTTCCGCAACGGATGAAGCTCAAAATGAATCGCAACTAAGCGAACCTGTTTTGGTTAGAACCGAACCGGAAATAGCAGAGAGAAAAGCCACAGATGTAACCGCGCCCACAGTACCGCAGTCTTTAAGTTCAGATGAAATTACGCATACTACCGTAGATTTAAGTTGGGAAGCATCCAGAGATAGTGTGGGTGTCTCTGGGTACAGAGTGTTTCAGAACGGAAAGTTTCTGGTCATGACAACTAAAGTTGCATATAAGTTTGAAAACTTAGCGGCTGGAACGGAATATGCATTTTCCGTTTCTGCTATAGATGAGGCTCAAAATGAATCAAAACAAAGCACTTTATTAGAATTGACAACAGAAGCAGAAGTGTATGTAGATGATGTTTCACCATCTATTCCAGCTAGTTTAATGGCGGGAGAGATTACGGAAAACAGTATTAATTTACAATGGGGTACCGCAACGGACAATATTGGTGTGACCGAATATATTATCTACCAAAACGGACAAAGAGTTAAGGCCGCTACGGCAACAAGCTCTGTTGTAAATGGATTAGCATCAAATACGGAGTATAGTTTTAGTATTTCGGCTACGGATGCTGCTCAAAACGAATCACAACAAAGTGAAACGCTCACTATCTCAACATTAGAGGAGGAGCAAACGGTAGATAAGATTCTGGTATTCACCAAAACTGCTGAATTTCGTCATGGTTCTATTGAAAAAGGAATATCTACTTTCAATTCATTAGGAGCGGCCAATAATTTTGAAGTTGACCAAACGGAGGATGCAACCGATTTCACTCTCAATAACTTAAGCAGGTATAAGGCCGTAGTGTTCCTAAATACTACGGGTGATGTTTTAAATGCGAGCGAGCAAATTGCTTTTGAGAGATACATTCAATCTGGAGGTAGTTATATGGGCGTTCATGCTGCGACTGATACTGAATATGATTGGCCTTGGTACGGGGAGCTTGTAGGTGCTTATTTTAATGGGCATCCAGATATACAGGAAGCAACATTAAATGTCGTTAACCGCAATCATAGTTCTACATCTCATTTACCTAGCAATTGGGTACGAACTGAAGAGTGGTATAATTTTAAGGATATCAATAGTGATATTATTCCCTTGATACAATTAGATGAGTCCACCTATACAGGAGGAACAAATGGTGTTGACCATCCATTTTCCTGGTATCATACTTATGATGGAGGAAGAGCTTTCTATACAGCAGGAGGTCATGCCAATGCTTCTTATGACGAACCCGACTTTAGGAATCACTTATTGGGAGGTTTGATGTATTGTTTAGGGCGATAA
- a CDS encoding AraC family transcriptional regulator — protein MEGKNIAQGSFQEVLIEDGFYVLKIQNDTLETQHVVRDIDSSYIQFHFCLKGQAKFIFNEGRYNLEVSEENSLLLYNTQIDLPMNLELEPNSWLVSVVMTIRKFHSLFSREADYIPFLSADNKDKKYYAQEGVNPGIAVVLSQMMNYNLHPSIKELYIKGKVYELISLYFNKSDDADVEQCPFLVDEDNVRRIRKAKEIIISRMAEPPTLTELSEEIGLSLKKLKEGFKQIYGDSVFSFLFDYKMEYARKMLETGKHNVNEVGLRVGYSTASHFISAFKKKYGTTPKKYLMALANN, from the coding sequence ATGGAAGGTAAAAATATCGCTCAAGGTTCATTTCAAGAAGTACTTATAGAAGACGGCTTTTATGTGCTCAAAATTCAAAATGACACGTTAGAAACCCAACATGTGGTGCGCGATATTGATAGTAGTTACATACAATTCCACTTTTGTTTAAAGGGGCAAGCTAAATTTATCTTTAACGAGGGGCGTTATAACCTTGAAGTTTCAGAAGAAAATTCTTTGTTGCTTTACAATACACAAATAGATTTACCAATGAATTTGGAATTAGAGCCCAATTCATGGTTGGTCTCTGTAGTAATGACTATTCGCAAGTTTCACTCGCTCTTTTCTCGCGAGGCAGACTACATTCCTTTTTTAAGTGCCGATAATAAAGATAAGAAGTACTATGCTCAAGAAGGAGTAAATCCGGGAATTGCAGTTGTTCTAAGTCAGATGATGAATTACAATCTTCATCCATCTATAAAAGAACTATATATAAAAGGTAAAGTGTATGAACTTATCTCTTTGTACTTTAATAAAAGTGATGATGCGGACGTAGAACAATGTCCTTTCTTGGTAGATGAAGACAATGTGCGCCGTATACGCAAGGCCAAAGAAATTATTATTTCTCGCATGGCAGAGCCTCCTACGCTTACGGAGCTATCTGAGGAAATTGGGCTTTCATTGAAAAAATTGAAAGAAGGTTTTAAGCAGATTTATGGCGATTCTGTATTCAGTTTCCTGTTTGATTATAAGATGGAATATGCCCGAAAGATGCTAGAAACAGGAAAGCACAATGTAAATGAAGTGGGTCTAAGAGTTGGCTATAGTACGGCCAGCCATTTTATTTCTGCTTTTAAGAAGAAATATGGTACAACGCCTAAAAAGTACCTAATGGCATTAGCAAACAATTAA